The following are from one region of the Dehalococcoidia bacterium genome:
- a CDS encoding FAD-dependent oxidoreductase — translation MDRRPKAHGDWTKVKSRVPKKPPTPVGGGSLARDSYQPSASTTGRHVGWLKRGQYLAGNDISASVLRKPILSKEGFDEMLTLTIDGRVVNATNGQSVLQVARQAGIYVPSLCAHPDLTPLGTCGLCIVEIEGLPDSVPSCLTPADEGMMVRTCTPQVDQSRRNSLELILSRHPHACLICSKRATEQCNPHHLVEQGETLRPCAICPSDKHCELQRIADFIGIKEINIPMSYRIAPVETGHPLFDRDPSLCVVCGRCVKICQEVRGVKAIDFVHGQDGTIVGVAPVSGNSLKDSGCKFCGACVEVCPTGALRDKGGLGEDREATLVPCRFACPAGVDIPRYILSMAEGRFTEATAIIRENLPFPSVLGRVCSHPCEMVCRRGQVNESVAICSLKRYAAEHGDRLRQQSKHALPTGRRVAIVGSGPCGLTAAYHLAKLGHQVTVFEAMPEPGGMMRLGIPAYRLPRDVLRGEIEEIQRVGFDIKTETRIDSVDTLFKDGYEAVLVAPGAHKGVRMGIKGENSPGVLEGVCFLREVALGREVSLGKKVAVVGGGNVAVDAARSALRLGAEQVNVLYRRTRAEMPASAEEIEEALREGVNIDFLVAPVSVTSTESGRINLICVRMKLGKKWDAQGRRRPEPIEGSEFSLELDTVIAAIGQEPQIPDGFGLPIRDKLVEADPVTFATSRPGVFAGGDGVIGPASVIQAIAAGKGAASSIDKYLGGDGIVDVTLATTAPDPWLGPDSDFASWPRSRTPLLPVEQRLASFAEVELGFDQKQAIQEAKRCLRCHLRLRITPAVGSVL, via the coding sequence ATGGATAGGCGCCCGAAGGCGCACGGCGATTGGACGAAGGTCAAGAGCCGTGTACCCAAGAAGCCGCCGACTCCTGTCGGCGGAGGTTCACTAGCACGGGATAGCTATCAGCCAAGCGCCTCTACCACAGGTCGACACGTAGGGTGGCTAAAGCGGGGGCAGTACTTGGCTGGTAATGACATTTCCGCATCCGTTCTGAGAAAACCAATACTCTCGAAAGAAGGTTTTGACGAGATGCTAACTCTTACCATCGATGGTCGGGTAGTGAACGCTACCAACGGGCAGAGTGTGCTACAGGTAGCCCGTCAGGCTGGTATCTATGTTCCCTCCCTTTGCGCTCACCCCGATTTAACTCCGCTCGGTACTTGCGGACTGTGCATTGTAGAAATCGAAGGTCTGCCAGACTCAGTGCCCTCGTGCCTTACGCCAGCTGATGAGGGCATGATGGTGAGAACCTGTACTCCCCAAGTGGACCAGTCGAGACGGAACAGCTTAGAATTGATTCTGAGCCGACATCCGCACGCTTGCCTTATCTGCTCCAAAAGAGCTACCGAGCAGTGCAATCCCCATCACCTTGTTGAGCAAGGAGAAACGCTAAGGCCATGTGCCATCTGCCCCAGTGACAAACATTGCGAACTGCAGCGAATAGCAGACTTCATTGGGATTAAGGAAATTAACATTCCTATGAGTTACAGGATTGCCCCTGTTGAGACGGGCCATCCCCTGTTTGACCGAGACCCTAGTCTATGTGTCGTCTGCGGCCGGTGCGTGAAGATCTGCCAGGAGGTTAGGGGCGTCAAAGCTATCGATTTCGTCCATGGGCAAGATGGGACTATTGTGGGCGTCGCACCTGTCTCAGGCAATTCTCTGAAGGATTCAGGTTGTAAATTCTGTGGCGCCTGTGTTGAGGTATGCCCTACGGGGGCGCTGAGGGATAAAGGTGGGCTCGGGGAGGATCGAGAGGCAACCCTAGTTCCTTGCCGTTTTGCCTGCCCTGCAGGGGTGGATATCCCGCGCTACATTCTTTCAATGGCCGAGGGCAGATTTACCGAGGCGACGGCAATCATCAGAGAAAATTTGCCTTTTCCCTCTGTACTTGGGCGTGTCTGCTCTCATCCCTGTGAAATGGTTTGCCGCAGGGGCCAAGTCAACGAGTCTGTAGCTATATGCTCCCTTAAACGGTATGCCGCCGAACATGGTGATCGACTACGGCAACAGAGCAAGCATGCGTTGCCCACAGGCAGACGAGTGGCTATTGTAGGTTCAGGACCATGCGGGCTAACTGCGGCTTACCACTTGGCCAAGCTCGGTCACCAGGTGACTGTTTTCGAAGCGATGCCGGAGCCTGGGGGCATGATGCGGTTAGGGATACCTGCCTATCGCCTGCCGCGGGATGTACTACGGGGCGAAATCGAGGAAATACAGAGAGTTGGCTTTGATATAAAGACAGAAACCAGGATCGACTCTGTGGACACTTTATTTAAGGATGGCTATGAGGCTGTTTTGGTCGCCCCTGGGGCTCATAAAGGTGTCCGGATGGGTATCAAGGGGGAAAATAGCCCAGGCGTGCTGGAGGGCGTATGTTTCCTTAGAGAAGTGGCTCTGGGGAGGGAAGTGAGCTTGGGTAAAAAGGTGGCAGTGGTTGGCGGAGGCAATGTTGCCGTGGATGCCGCCCGTAGCGCCCTACGTCTTGGTGCTGAGCAGGTGAACGTTCTCTACCGGCGCACCAGAGCGGAGATGCCCGCCAGTGCAGAGGAAATTGAGGAAGCGTTGCGTGAAGGCGTGAATATCGATTTTCTTGTGGCTCCAGTAAGCGTGACGTCTACAGAGAGCGGCAGAATCAACTTGATCTGTGTGCGTATGAAACTCGGCAAGAAGTGGGATGCTCAGGGTAGGCGTCGTCCTGAGCCAATTGAGGGCAGTGAATTCAGTCTTGAGTTAGACACAGTTATCGCTGCTATTGGCCAGGAACCTCAAATCCCTGATGGCTTTGGCCTTCCGATCAGGGACAAATTAGTCGAGGCTGACCCCGTTACCTTTGCTACCAGCAGACCAGGTGTTTTTGCTGGGGGTGATGGGGTGATTGGGCCAGCCTCTGTTATCCAAGCTATCGCCGCCGGAAAAGGCGCCGCCAGTTCAATAGACAAATACCTGGGTGGTGACGGAATCGTGGATGTAACTCTCGCCACCACCGCGCCTGACCCTTGGCTAGGGCCGGATTCTGACTTCGCCTCGTGGCCTCGGAGCAGGACTCCATTATTGCCTGTTGAACAGAGATTGGCCAGCTTTGCCGAAGTGGAGCTTGGCTTCGACCAGAAACAGGCAATTCAGGAAGCCAAAAGATGTCTCAGATGTCATCTGAGGCTGCGGATTACGCCAGCTGTGGGGTCAGTGTTGTGA
- a CDS encoding MmgE/PrpD family protein has translation MAKNVGTALAEFAVNTKYESIPRDVVDFAKGLTLKTVAGMVVGATKPSGRKVSDLIRTRNLPQHASVMGNDFKTGLWEAVFLNAFFAHASELEDDSIMPTGGSGWDITVIPLLFTLAEEAKLSGKDLMEAIIVGLEVHHRTCMFPGEHVGLAFVTPAVGPAVAAAKARGLGVRETANAIGLSTSGVNLWMSNLGTEAHFLESAMQAMHGMVAADLAREGLTGNSDTGLFLSRLLGKDRVVPEKMVEDLGRQWLFQEIWVKKYPSCLMTHRPIDLVIELRAKHGLSYEQMEAIEVYVRPEDEICSRPQPQTESDLQFSIQHTCGSAMLDGDVGLEHCTEKAINDPRLQEARSKVKVIIRPELAGKGFLVPVRVVIRTKDGQQFTGERTYAIGSPKEPLVMQEFMQLYRKFTRGVLPKSEISKTEELILNLDRLGVRDVTELVRRLASAYNI, from the coding sequence ATGGCCAAGAATGTCGGCACAGCGCTAGCAGAATTTGCGGTTAACACCAAGTATGAATCGATTCCCAGAGATGTAGTGGACTTCGCTAAAGGTTTGACACTTAAGACTGTCGCAGGGATGGTAGTAGGGGCAACCAAACCTTCGGGCCGTAAGGTGTCTGATCTCATTAGAACGCGAAACTTACCTCAGCATGCGTCAGTGATGGGGAATGATTTCAAGACTGGTCTTTGGGAAGCTGTCTTTCTGAACGCCTTTTTCGCTCATGCTAGTGAGTTGGAGGACGACAGCATCATGCCAACAGGAGGCTCAGGTTGGGACATAACGGTAATCCCTCTGCTCTTCACCCTTGCTGAGGAAGCGAAGCTCTCTGGAAAAGATCTAATGGAAGCAATCATTGTGGGCCTTGAGGTTCATCATAGAACCTGTATGTTTCCCGGTGAACACGTGGGTTTAGCATTTGTCACCCCTGCTGTGGGGCCGGCCGTGGCGGCAGCTAAAGCTCGTGGCTTGGGCGTTAGGGAAACCGCTAACGCAATTGGACTTTCTACTTCTGGGGTCAATCTGTGGATGTCTAATTTGGGCACCGAAGCCCACTTCCTTGAATCTGCTATGCAAGCTATGCACGGAATGGTGGCTGCTGATTTAGCCAGAGAGGGCCTGACTGGCAACAGTGACACCGGATTATTCCTATCTAGATTGCTTGGAAAAGACAGGGTAGTTCCGGAGAAAATGGTAGAAGACTTGGGACGGCAATGGCTGTTTCAGGAAATTTGGGTCAAAAAGTACCCTAGCTGTCTGATGACTCATCGCCCTATCGATTTAGTGATCGAATTGAGGGCGAAGCACGGTCTGTCCTACGAGCAGATGGAAGCCATCGAAGTATACGTAAGGCCAGAGGACGAAATCTGCAGTCGTCCACAACCCCAGACTGAAAGCGATCTTCAGTTCAGCATCCAACATACCTGTGGATCTGCAATGTTGGATGGGGATGTAGGCCTCGAACACTGCACTGAGAAAGCTATAAATGATCCAAGGCTCCAAGAAGCGCGATCGAAGGTGAAGGTGATAATTCGCCCCGAGTTGGCCGGCAAGGGATTTCTGGTACCGGTTCGCGTAGTTATCAGAACCAAGGATGGCCAACAATTCACAGGCGAAAGGACGTATGCAATTGGATCGCCAAAAGAGCCGCTGGTCATGCAGGAGTTCATGCAACTATACCGCAAATTTACTCGAGGTGTATTACCCAAGTCCGAGATCTCTAAAACCGAGGAATTGATCTTGAATTTGGATAGACTTGGAGTTCGCGATGTCACAGAGTTAGTTAGGAGATTGGCATCAGCGTACAACATTTGA
- a CDS encoding hydantoinase/oxoprolinase family protein: MTKKTQDKYLWAQDAGGSMTDTFLIDDQGRFATGKCLTDNNNEAVSYVGSITDAARRWNMTAAEVFQETRASIYAGTTMVNILVTQSGSKVGLLVTRGFGHMPIMEKGLTWIGQTYEDVLHQQLHEHNPWLVQPQHVKEVTERISCGSYYSAHHYEPGRVVIPLREEDVVKGVNELLDDGVEVIGVLTLASYVNPLHEKRIGEITRQLVKERGVDVPVVVSHEICPLPNENERLKTVLLQCYMAEVARKRLFSLEATAKKAGYKHDLLTLLSYGAVADIRYPKLAEAAISGPVGGMLGGKFIADLLGIPNIVCWDLGCTTCDIGLIAAGQLPIDKQPSFAGHKLRMPMVSIDSIGAGTSHVIHADPETKRITIGPESVRAALGTCWQASEITIGDIDLALLLLNPDYYLGGTVKVSREKALKELEKRVAKPLGQDLYDVSSKILDLLHGKVADHINGVLLSKGLNPGDFTLLVYGAAGPLHLWGLERAIKFDKVLIVPWAAVFSAFGVASADYFHRYDQAVNVFLTPGMPEEFKLAQGKALSQTFQQLEQRGYAELAAENFSRAQVTFRYGMSARYVGQIFSWEVPLESGRVKTLADIQKVIDSFEKTYTAIYPAAARYPEVGYQITEIYVEAIAQKVKPVIPSYPLEGKEPSKRAYKGQREIYMDGGWLKFDLWEMELLNAGNRVDGPAILEHPMTTLIIPPTNYVELDERKFIWYKRK; the protein is encoded by the coding sequence ATGACAAAGAAGACACAAGATAAATACTTATGGGCTCAGGATGCTGGTGGCTCAATGACTGACACCTTCCTTATTGATGACCAAGGAAGATTTGCAACCGGGAAATGCTTAACTGACAACAATAATGAAGCTGTCAGCTATGTCGGCTCTATAACAGATGCGGCCAGACGTTGGAACATGACCGCTGCCGAGGTTTTCCAAGAAACACGTGCCTCCATTTATGCTGGCACAACAATGGTGAATATCCTGGTTACCCAGAGTGGGAGTAAGGTGGGATTGCTGGTAACCAGGGGCTTCGGGCACATGCCGATTATGGAGAAAGGCTTGACCTGGATAGGACAAACCTACGAGGATGTATTGCATCAGCAGCTGCACGAGCACAACCCCTGGTTGGTGCAGCCACAGCACGTTAAAGAGGTCACGGAGCGCATCTCGTGCGGTAGCTACTATTCTGCTCACCACTATGAGCCTGGGCGCGTCGTCATTCCGCTACGTGAGGAAGATGTGGTTAAGGGTGTCAACGAACTTCTGGACGACGGAGTTGAGGTGATAGGAGTTCTGACCTTGGCATCCTATGTGAACCCGCTTCATGAAAAGAGGATAGGCGAAATCACCAGGCAGTTAGTGAAAGAGCGAGGGGTTGATGTCCCTGTCGTTGTCTCTCACGAAATATGTCCGTTACCTAATGAAAATGAAAGATTGAAGACTGTCTTGCTGCAGTGCTACATGGCTGAAGTTGCCAGGAAACGACTATTCTCTTTGGAAGCAACGGCCAAGAAAGCGGGGTATAAGCACGACTTGTTGACCCTGCTATCTTATGGCGCAGTTGCTGATATTCGCTATCCCAAGCTTGCTGAAGCTGCTATATCCGGACCTGTAGGCGGCATGCTTGGCGGCAAATTCATCGCCGACCTTTTAGGTATACCTAATATCGTTTGCTGGGACTTGGGCTGCACTACCTGCGACATCGGGCTTATTGCCGCGGGACAGTTGCCGATTGATAAACAGCCCAGTTTCGCCGGCCACAAGCTTAGGATGCCCATGGTCTCAATAGACTCCATAGGAGCGGGGACCAGCCATGTGATTCACGCTGATCCGGAGACCAAGAGGATCACCATAGGACCCGAAAGCGTGAGAGCCGCCCTAGGTACCTGCTGGCAAGCCTCGGAGATCACGATCGGAGACATTGACCTCGCTCTGCTGCTGCTGAATCCTGACTACTATCTAGGCGGCACTGTAAAAGTCAGCAGGGAGAAAGCACTAAAAGAGTTGGAAAAGCGCGTGGCCAAGCCTTTGGGTCAGGACCTATATGACGTTTCAAGCAAGATTCTGGATTTGTTGCACGGAAAGGTTGCGGACCATATCAATGGAGTACTGTTATCAAAAGGCCTCAATCCTGGTGATTTTACTTTGCTGGTCTATGGCGCTGCAGGCCCGTTGCATTTGTGGGGGCTTGAGCGGGCCATCAAGTTTGACAAAGTGCTCATCGTACCTTGGGCGGCAGTATTTTCCGCTTTTGGTGTGGCCAGCGCCGACTATTTCCATCGCTATGATCAAGCGGTCAATGTGTTCTTGACTCCCGGCATGCCGGAGGAATTCAAGCTTGCGCAGGGTAAGGCTTTGAGCCAGACATTCCAGCAGTTGGAGCAACGTGGCTACGCAGAACTTGCGGCCGAAAACTTCTCAAGAGCCCAGGTGACCTTCAGATATGGAATGTCTGCCAGATACGTGGGGCAGATATTTTCCTGGGAGGTTCCGCTCGAGAGCGGGAGGGTAAAGACTCTGGCAGATATACAAAAAGTCATCGACAGTTTCGAGAAGACCTATACTGCGATATACCCTGCTGCAGCGCGCTATCCTGAGGTAGGTTATCAGATAACTGAGATTTACGTCGAGGCGATAGCACAAAAGGTTAAACCTGTCATACCCTCATACCCACTTGAAGGCAAGGAACCTTCGAAAAGGGCTTACAAGGGACAAAGAGAGATCTATATGGACGGAGGTTGGCTCAAATTTGACCTCTGGGAGATGGAGTTGCTGAACGCTGGGAACAGGGTTGATGGCCCGGCCATTCTCGAGCATCCAATGACTACACTCATCATACCACCGACGAACTATGTGGAATTAGATGAACGCAAGTTTATTTGGTATAAAAGGAAGTAA
- a CDS encoding acetone carboxylase subunit gamma, whose amino-acid sequence MEKVTKENLKLLVEGKIPWGEAKRIIRLSPKDEDRFFKYVELLQEKVPWRDKILLRIGDHLYIVAKEGAGRVVKCDCGQEFGDYRVNWKLSCRISVRRSRQEMAEVVTVEEAIPDPNLVEMREYYCPGCLAQLAVEVLPSGYPPLFDMLPDLDTLYREWLGKPLPDERPDWFEDKSSDLIAQWAKGR is encoded by the coding sequence ATGGAAAAAGTGACCAAGGAAAATTTAAAGCTGCTGGTGGAGGGCAAAATCCCCTGGGGAGAAGCGAAGAGAATAATTCGTCTGTCTCCTAAGGATGAGGACCGTTTCTTTAAGTACGTGGAGTTGTTACAGGAAAAGGTTCCTTGGAGGGATAAGATACTGCTCCGCATCGGGGATCACCTTTATATTGTGGCCAAGGAGGGTGCTGGTCGGGTGGTTAAGTGTGATTGCGGGCAGGAATTCGGTGATTACCGGGTTAACTGGAAACTGAGTTGCCGAATCTCTGTCAGAAGGTCCCGCCAAGAGATGGCAGAGGTAGTCACGGTGGAAGAGGCTATACCCGATCCTAATCTGGTAGAGATGAGGGAATACTATTGTCCAGGATGTCTGGCTCAGCTCGCCGTGGAAGTTCTGCCAAGCGGGTATCCACCGCTGTTCGATATGCTACCTGACCTGGACACCTTGTATAGGGAATGGTTAGGTAAACCGCTACCGGATGAGCGGCCGGACTGGTTTGAAGATAAGAGCTCGGATCTAATTGCTCAGTGGGCAAAGGGGCGATAA
- a CDS encoding hydantoinase B/oxoprolinase family protein codes for MGLCYQGKTLKKVVEERDELFKKTGYCYGLEKLELIENDPARFMRFQMKLVAACVSCRETARLITANPAAVVMGELVFMLATAEGDCVAASYGLVGHVQSFPFFIDSIAKLGFEDNPGVRKGDLFFCNDPYYGAPHHNDCYTWVPIFHEGELIAWSAGCNHILDVGSFQTGGLGTITFDTFTDGFTCPPLKTGEDFLQHRWWDLFWQRRTRMGTLNILDDKMRVAGSVGLHDKILEVVEEFGVDYFREGLHEILERERRVQLQRIKNQAIPGKYQYRYFSTVRYKGIGGALFPNSNKDWMLQLPAEVLIRPNATISIDVEGMSSEDSFYANSYKPAILMVSSLGPWPMFAYSLTLNTSLLYVTDWNIPPGTLGNPQNPYQATTLLEAPAKYLFMFRDVFSRAYFSRGFLEECFPGGATGAIYGQAGVFADGFRWGAGDWSLMGAEASAATPYKDGEVVSCSGPNPQSDMGEVEACEFMIPTNLHLGKKLIPNYCGHGKFRGGLGSGQTFLIVDPGQNLNVNLYMITHGTGHCCSGMSGGYLAPNAAGVFVHDTNMREILANGGTYPRDIVEIREWLKDGRLKAGRVAVYDHPTPNIPVKDGDLFAIAAGAKGGWGDPLEREMSLLENDVRYGWLSPDVVESVYGAVIDEKGKVKANESAKLRQQMRSRRKERSVLVKDWWHQEREKVLNKELPELVRNMYGDCLKYGKFRREFTQMWHLPEEYQI; via the coding sequence ATGGGACTATGTTACCAGGGTAAAACACTCAAGAAAGTTGTGGAGGAGAGAGACGAACTTTTCAAGAAGACGGGTTACTGCTATGGGCTGGAGAAACTCGAACTTATAGAAAATGACCCGGCCAGGTTCATGCGATTCCAGATGAAGCTGGTGGCTGCGTGTGTGAGTTGCAGGGAGACTGCAAGGTTGATAACAGCCAATCCTGCGGCTGTAGTGATGGGTGAATTGGTTTTTATGCTGGCAACTGCAGAGGGTGATTGCGTCGCCGCTTCTTATGGGCTTGTTGGCCATGTCCAGAGTTTCCCCTTTTTCATAGACAGTATAGCTAAACTGGGTTTCGAAGACAACCCTGGAGTCAGGAAGGGAGATCTGTTCTTCTGTAACGATCCTTATTATGGTGCTCCCCACCATAATGACTGCTACACCTGGGTTCCAATTTTTCATGAGGGGGAATTGATTGCCTGGAGTGCGGGGTGCAATCATATTTTGGACGTTGGGTCATTCCAGACTGGCGGCCTTGGCACTATCACCTTTGACACGTTTACTGATGGCTTTACCTGCCCTCCTTTGAAGACCGGAGAGGATTTTCTGCAACACAGGTGGTGGGACCTATTCTGGCAGAGGCGAACGAGAATGGGGACCCTCAATATTCTGGATGACAAGATGCGTGTCGCAGGGTCAGTGGGGCTGCATGATAAGATTTTGGAAGTCGTGGAAGAGTTTGGGGTGGACTATTTCAGGGAAGGGCTACACGAGATACTTGAGAGGGAGAGAAGAGTACAGTTACAGAGGATCAAAAATCAGGCAATCCCGGGCAAATATCAATATCGTTACTTCAGCACGGTAAGGTACAAGGGAATCGGGGGCGCACTCTTTCCCAACTCTAATAAGGATTGGATGCTTCAGTTGCCGGCGGAAGTCCTAATACGCCCTAACGCCACCATATCAATTGACGTGGAAGGCATGAGCAGCGAGGACAGTTTTTATGCCAACTCCTATAAGCCCGCAATCCTGATGGTAAGTTCGCTAGGCCCCTGGCCAATGTTTGCCTATTCCCTAACCCTCAATACATCTCTGTTGTATGTGACCGATTGGAACATACCACCAGGGACCTTGGGCAATCCTCAAAACCCCTATCAGGCAACAACTTTACTTGAGGCCCCCGCTAAGTACCTGTTTATGTTCAGGGATGTTTTCAGCCGCGCGTACTTTTCCAGAGGATTCCTGGAGGAATGTTTCCCAGGAGGTGCCACGGGGGCCATTTATGGGCAGGCCGGAGTATTCGCTGACGGATTTCGTTGGGGAGCGGGTGATTGGAGTCTTATGGGTGCTGAAGCTAGTGCTGCAACACCCTACAAGGACGGTGAGGTCGTCTCATGTTCGGGACCAAACCCGCAGAGTGATATGGGCGAGGTTGAGGCCTGTGAATTCATGATACCGACTAATCTGCACCTCGGCAAAAAGTTGATCCCCAACTACTGCGGGCATGGCAAGTTCAGGGGTGGCCTCGGGTCGGGTCAGACCTTTCTCATCGTCGATCCCGGGCAAAATCTGAACGTGAACCTTTACATGATCACTCATGGGACTGGCCATTGCTGTTCTGGAATGTCCGGTGGCTATCTTGCGCCGAACGCTGCCGGTGTCTTTGTGCATGACACAAATATGAGGGAAATTCTGGCAAATGGTGGGACGTACCCCAGGGATATAGTTGAGATCAGGGAATGGTTAAAGGACGGCAGGCTCAAGGCTGGCCGAGTGGCAGTTTATGACCATCCTACACCTAATATTCCGGTGAAGGACGGCGATCTATTTGCAATAGCCGCTGGCGCCAAGGGTGGATGGGGGGACCCACTGGAGAGGGAGATGAGTCTGCTGGAGAATGACGTTCGTTATGGGTGGCTGAGTCCTGACGTAGTAGAGAGTGTTTACGGAGCTGTTATCGACGAGAAAGGCAAGGTGAAAGCTAACGAGAGCGCTAAACTGCGGCAGCAGATGCGGAGCAGGCGGAAGGAGAGATCCGTTCTTGTCAAGGATTGGTGGCATCAAGAGAGGGAGAAGGTACTGAATAAGGAGTTACCCGAGCTTGTTCGCAATATGTATGGCGATTGTCTCAAATACGGAAAATTCCGTAGGGAATTCACACAGATGTGGCACCTTCCTGAGGAATACCAGATATAG
- a CDS encoding FAD-dependent oxidoreductase, with translation MATVRKLKENTVLPERWDLEVDIVVAGYGATGAAAAIEAHDRGAEVLILEKMPKPGGNTLISGGIILAAGTSFQKARGIDDSADAFLTYLKATAEGQADEERLRSNAEKSAESIEWLMNLGVKFPPELLMFTGLERLPQYDSLTPAKPRGHIVQEGTGEGLMNPLGKAIDQRRIRVMLENPVRELIRHPATREVVGVKTDKEYIRAGRAVILATGGFSRNEEMVRNYLPAYVGSLPMCALMGIDGDGIRVAQALGADLVNMGLLNLLVGVPGGLITVKPGKQVRLIYAPRITIMKEAPCVLVTKKGRRFVDEYMHYELLGPKMREVEDQACWCIFDQNALRNCPTVLHMASAGLKDEIEQGMVKKASTLAELAKQIGMDPDTLQDTVFTFSENAGKCIDPEFGRTLHLVPIKSGPFYAMQYKTVFVLTAGGLKINSRCRVIDVFGKEIPRLYAGGETAGGSTGKLYTSGTALMNCFVTGRIAGQNAAQEKAWV, from the coding sequence ATGGCAACAGTGAGAAAACTTAAAGAGAACACAGTGCTGCCTGAAAGATGGGACCTAGAGGTGGACATTGTGGTGGCCGGATATGGAGCAACCGGGGCTGCCGCTGCTATTGAGGCACATGATAGAGGAGCTGAAGTGCTTATCCTTGAGAAGATGCCTAAGCCAGGCGGTAATACTTTGATCTCCGGAGGCATAATACTTGCTGCTGGCACTTCCTTTCAAAAGGCGAGGGGTATCGACGACAGCGCTGATGCGTTCTTGACGTACCTTAAGGCTACCGCAGAGGGACAGGCAGATGAAGAGCGCCTGAGAAGCAATGCGGAGAAATCAGCGGAGAGTATTGAGTGGCTTATGAATCTGGGTGTCAAGTTCCCGCCTGAACTGCTAATGTTCACGGGATTGGAAAGACTCCCCCAATATGATAGCCTGACGCCAGCCAAACCGAGGGGCCACATTGTTCAGGAGGGTACGGGTGAGGGCTTGATGAATCCACTGGGGAAGGCTATCGATCAACGACGCATCCGAGTAATGCTAGAAAACCCAGTACGAGAGCTGATAAGGCATCCTGCCACGAGAGAGGTGGTCGGCGTCAAGACAGACAAGGAATATATCAGGGCTGGGAGGGCGGTAATTCTAGCAACGGGTGGGTTCTCTCGCAACGAAGAGATGGTACGCAATTATCTGCCAGCATATGTGGGAAGTTTGCCAATGTGTGCTCTCATGGGTATTGATGGAGATGGCATAAGGGTAGCCCAAGCGTTGGGCGCTGATCTGGTGAATATGGGTTTGCTCAACCTGTTGGTAGGAGTGCCGGGAGGCCTTATCACTGTCAAACCTGGTAAGCAAGTGAGGCTGATATATGCGCCCAGAATCACAATTATGAAAGAGGCACCGTGCGTTCTCGTGACCAAGAAGGGCCGCAGATTTGTTGACGAGTATATGCACTATGAATTGCTGGGCCCGAAGATGAGAGAGGTCGAAGACCAAGCGTGCTGGTGCATTTTTGATCAAAATGCCCTGAGAAATTGTCCAACAGTCCTGCACATGGCCAGTGCGGGATTGAAAGACGAAATCGAACAGGGCATGGTGAAGAAAGCATCAACGCTCGCCGAGTTGGCAAAGCAGATAGGTATGGATCCCGATACTCTCCAGGATACGGTTTTCACCTTTAGTGAGAATGCTGGGAAATGCATAGACCCTGAATTTGGCAGGACTTTGCACCTTGTTCCCATCAAGAGTGGCCCTTTCTACGCCATGCAGTATAAGACCGTGTTCGTCTTGACTGCGGGGGGATTGAAGATTAATTCCAGATGTCGGGTAATAGACGTCTTTGGCAAAGAGATCCCGCGACTATATGCCGGCGGTGAGACTGCAGGTGGGTCCACAGGCAAATTGTATACCAGTGGCACTGCACTTATGAATTGTTTTGTGACTGGTCGTATCGCGGGTCAAAATGCTGCGCAAGAGAAAGCGTGGGTTTAG
- a CDS encoding nuclear transport factor 2 family protein, protein MQSPEATVAKLEQRIKRVEDIEAIKNLKNRYVFSVDTGRLEDAIATFSEKAVADYGVLGLYKGRKAIGDFLTAGSTFSVHHLHNPQIEIVTDTTAKGIWGLQAMIHLVAADKAYWMVGYYTDEYVKEKGEWKQGKLQITWQTITEYEQGWVKQRMAM, encoded by the coding sequence ATGCAAAGCCCAGAAGCCACTGTTGCAAAGTTAGAGCAACGAATCAAACGGGTGGAGGATATCGAGGCTATCAAGAACCTCAAGAATAGGTATGTATTCTCGGTTGACACGGGTAGGCTCGAGGACGCAATAGCTACCTTCTCTGAAAAGGCGGTCGCTGATTATGGAGTACTTGGTCTCTACAAGGGCAGGAAAGCCATCGGAGACTTTCTCACCGCGGGAAGTACTTTTAGTGTCCATCACCTGCATAACCCTCAAATCGAAATCGTTACTGACACAACAGCCAAAGGTATTTGGGGGCTTCAGGCCATGATCCATTTAGTTGCCGCGGACAAGGCGTACTGGATGGTAGGCTACTACACCGACGAATATGTTAAAGAAAAGGGGGAGTGGAAGCAGGGGAAATTGCAGATCACGTGGCAAACGATCACAGAATATGAACAGGGCTGGGTCAAACAAAGAATGGCCATGTGA